Genomic segment of Candidatus Poribacteria bacterium:
GTGGTTCACTCCGGCGTGTTCCAGTTGGATGCTCTCCGGCGAGCGCCGCGTGTAGTACGCCAGATGGTCGCGCAGGTGCTCCACCTCGACGCATAGACCAGCGACGTTCGCTCCCGTCGCCCGCGCAACGGCGTTCGCCAGCGCATCGGTCGGATTGGGCAGCAGCAGAACCAGCGCCCTGGGCGAAAGGCGCATCGCCGCCTCCCCGATGTCGCGGCAGAACGGGTAGAGCCGCTTGGCGGCGGCGAAGCCAGGGGGTCCGTCGTGGATCGAGTGGTAGGGAAAGCCGTACTGGTCCCGCATCGCGTGGGCGAGCGAATAGGCGTCGGGGGCCCCCGCCGACACGAGCACGAGCCGGGAGTCACGCAGCGCTTCGTCGCGGCTCCCGGCGACCGACGCACGGATCGGCAAGCCGGTCTGTCTGTACGCCACGTCCGCGTACCGCGCCCATCGCGCCGCGCGTTCGGGCGCCAGGTCGTAGAGCGACAGATGGATCGCGAAGCCGCTCGCGATCCATCGGGCTGCGTTCGCCGCCAAGCCGTGTATGAACGAGAGGACGAACGGGCTCCCGCCGCCGATCACCGCGATACGGACGGATTCGGGCATGGGCGGATCCCCACGGGCAGGCTGCGCGTCGATCAGCGTGCAGGCTCGGAAGCCAATGGCATGTCGAGCACCACTCGGTCGTCCACGGTCCGCGCGACCAGGGACGTGCCCAGAGTCTTGCAGAAATCCGTGAACATCTCAATGGGCTCGCGGGCTTCGTCAGCGGAGAGGAGACGCGGCTGGAGCCGCAAAGCGGGATCGTCGCCCGGTTTCAGGGCATCGTCGATGCGGACGGGCGTCCACTCGACGCGCAGCGGAACGGCGTCCTCAAACACGACCGTGGGAATGAGAATGCGTCCGTATCGCAGCGAGCGCGTCCCCCGGATGAAGTCGCCCAGGCTGTAGCAGATGGGTTTGCCCGCGTACGATTGCGCTCCCTGCCACGTCCCGCGCCGCAGCCCGAAAACCGCGTCCGCGCCCGCGTCGATCGCCATCTCCGCGATCAGTCGCTGCTTGCCGTCGACATCGTCGCCGCGTCCCTCGCCCCAGTGGATGAACACGAGGACGACGTTCGTCGTCCGTTTCGCGTTCGCGATGTCGTCGCGCAGCGCCGACGCCAGCGCCGGATTCGCCCCGGGCGTCTCCTGACCAGCCTGGGCGCGATGGATTCCGTGGAGATAGCCGAGGCAGGACACGGTCAGATCGCCGACCGTCAGAACCGCCGACAACCGCGACAGCGTATCGTTCAAGCCTGCGCCGAAGACGGCGACGCCGCGCGTCTCCAGATGCCGCTGCGTGTCGCCGAACCCTTCGCCGCCGAAGTCCATGATATGCGGCGACGCGATGCACAGCCCATCAAACCCCGCCGCTGCGAGCGCCGGAGCCACATCCGGGGCGGAGCGCATTGGCTCCGTCGCGCCGGGCTGCGGCTCGCCTCCGTCGGACAGGCTGCCGTCGAGGAACCCTAGCGTGAGCTCTGCTTCGGACAGGTAGGTTCCCAGCGCTCGGACGGGGTAGTCGAGCCCCTCGCGGCGCAGGATCGGCGTCCAGTCTCGACCGAAGCTGAGGTCGCCGACGACGCGCAGCCGCCATTCGCGGCAGACGCCGGACGACGAGGCGAGCGCCCAAAGGCTCAGGCACACGCCGACCCACCGTGCCGACTTGAGCCTACGCCAGACGTTTGGCGTCGCCATTGCGGTCTCGCTAGGGTCGCAGGTGGATGCCCGGGGTCCGGTTCCACGGCGTACGTTCGGCGGTTCCTGTGTACATGGGGCGCAGTCTCTGCAGCTTGGCGCGATCTTCCGCCGGGATATCGTCGGGAACCGGAGGAACCCTCAGCGCCGACCGCAGCGACTCGGACATCTGACCGTAACGCGGGTAGTACCAGAGCGTCAGACAGGTCCGGCGTTCGTCTGACCGGTTGGGGTGCGCCGCGTGCAGGATGCGCGCATCGCCGATGACCAAATCGCCAGCGCGCACCGGCACATCGATGGCGTCCGGGTGATCCAGAAAGGCGATGGAATCCTCCGGCGCGGTGTACGTCTCGTCCGTATGGGCGACGGGAAGCTCATCGTGGAACGGTATCCGGCGCGCATGGGTTCCCGGGATCACTCGGAGGCAGCCGTTCTCGCGGCGCGTATCCGTCAGGTAGTACATCAGGAACACCTGCGCCGGTTCCGCCTCGGCGCTCACAGGTTCATCCCAGAACGGGTAGTCCTGATGCCAGTAGAGCGCAGGCGCACCCGGGTTCTTGCTGAGGATGAACCCGCTCCAATACATCGGCTCCGGGTAGCCCAAGCTGGCGAGCGCCGCCAGGCTGGCGTCCCATGCGATCAGACGGCGGAACACAGGTTCTTGGATATCCAGCAGGACTGAGCTGCCCTGGTAGCGCAGACGCTGGCGCTCCTCATCGGTCATCGCGTCCACGTACCGGTCGGTGAGGGCGCGCAGTTCGGCGACGAACTCGCGCGTCAACGTCCCCGGGAAGGTGCAGAAACCATCTTCGCACAATCGCTCGAACGGAGTCCGAGCGTCGGACTTCGGAACCTGGGGTAGCGTCGCCATGTCACCTCCGACCTCGCCGGGTCGAGCTAGACGCGCGCCGAGACTCCCGGAGCCCGCTGCGGGCTCGTCGGCGCTTGGCTGTGAAGCTCTTCGATATACGCGACGTTCCGGTCGATCTCTTCCCGGGACTCCATGCCCATCGTGATCGCGTCGACGCAATCCAGGTCGTAGACGAACTTGACCGCGTGACGCCACTCGCTGGCAAGTTGCTTCTGCCCGATGACCTTCATCCCGTAGATGCCCTTGCCGGCATCGTGCATCTGGCGCAGAACGCGGATCACATGGTCGGGGTGCTCGTCCATGATGACGCCCGCGTAGTTGATGCGAGCCAGCACCACGTCGACCCAGTCCTCCTTCGCCGCCGTCTCGAACGCCGCGAAGTTGTGGCAGGACACCCCCAGAGCGCGCATGACGCCCTGGCGCTTGAAGTCGGACAACACGTCCATCACCGGGCGCATCGTCTGGTTCCAGTTTTCCTGGGTCATGCAGTGCAACAGCACGTTGTCGAGCCGGTCCGTGCCGAGCTCCTTGAGGAACCGGGGAACCGCCTGGACGATCTCGTCGCGCGACTTCGCCGTCGTCTTCGTCGTCAGGACGACGTTGTCGCGCCCGACTTGCTTGAGCATCTCGGCGACGTGCGGATGGGAGCCGTATTGGTCGGCGGTGTCCACGAACCGGATGCCCTTCTCGTAGGCATACACCAGCAGATCCGTGAACTCGCGGAACCCTAGCCGTGTCTGGTTCGACGATCCGTTCCAGCCCGCCGTACCCGTCCCGATCGCGAGGTAACTCACCTCGATGCCCGTTCGCCCCAGAACCGCCGTATGCATCCGTGTACTCCCATCCGCGCTAGCATTGCACAAAAGCAGACCCAGCCAGTATAATGTTGTAGTTGAGTCGCATCATGTGGCTCCATTCACTGTAGCATGGTGCGTCGGCAGGGCACAAACGGAGCGCCCGCAGAACGCTTGGCATCCCGGAGCCGCCGCTGACCATCACGTCATGCGTTGGCGCTCGAGGTGAGTTTGCTTCGGTGCGATGGTGCGTGTCGCATGGAAGCCAAGCTCGTCAGCCTTACGGTTGGGGAGAAGCGATGAACGTTCTGCACAGGGTCGTCTACACAGCTTGCGGCGCCTTCGTCGTCCTAGCGTTGCGAACGCTCGTCCCCGACGCGGGCGTGTGGCGGATAGCGGCTGTTGCGTCGCTTGGGGTCGCGGTCATCGGTTGGGTGTTGTCCACCCGTACGGCAACGGCACGCAGTCACCGCACAATGGGCGATTTCGACACAGTCACCTGCAAACACCTCGTCGTCGATGACCAGGGGCGGCCCGTGGCTGACCTGAGCTCGGACGGCGCGGGCGGCATGTTGGACGTGATGGCGAACGACGGCAAGCCGCGCATTCGCATGCGCGTCATCGACAACGGAGGCATCGTGCGAGCCTACGGGACGGGCGCCACGCCACGCGCCACCTTCGGCGTCGTGCGGAACGTCGGCTCGGTCAAGCTCGCAGGAACCGACGGCAAGTCGCGTGCGGAGATGGGCGTTGAGGACAACGTCGGCGAAGTCACCATCTTCGGAGCCGATGCTCAGCCGCGCGCGTCGATGAGAGTGCTGCTGGAAGGCGGGTCGATGCGCGTTCTGGGCAACGACGAGTCGACTCGCGCCGAGATCCGCGCGGATGACAGTTGCGCGTTGTTCCACATCTACAGTGCCGACGGGGGAGCTCGGGTCGAGATGGGAGCCGATCCCGACGGCGGCGTCATCGGCGTGCTGGGGCCCGACGGCAAGCCCAGAGCGCGCATGCGCGGTCTCCCCACCCACGGCACAATCCGCGTCACCGATCCGGATGGGCGCGCCCTCGGCGAGCTCGGTATCTTCGGCGAGTCGGGGTTCGTCTCGGTCCGAACGTCGCGTGGACAGGTCGTGGGACAACTGCCCAACGACGTGCGCGCGGCAGCCAAGGAAGCCCAGCCGACGGCATAGAACCGCGAACACGCGCCGAAGGTTGCCACCGCTCCCCGCATGCTATCATTGCCAACGTGTCGGCTGTCGGTCACTTCGGCATCTGGTCACCCGGTGACATGACCGAAGGGGTGTTCCGATGCAGGCGTGGTTCGTGCGCTCGGTTTGCCTGCTCGTGGGAGGCGCGGCTTCTCTGAGCCTGTGGGCGCTGGGTCCGCCGATCGCTCTGATCCCACTGCTGATCAGCGGAGCGATCGTCCTGGGCGAACGCTACTCCTCGCCCGCGGATGTTGGCAGATGGACAGCCATCGTCATTGGCGTGCTGGCAGGGCTTGCCATCACGGCGCTGGGTTCCCTCGTCCTCAGCCGCATCCTTCGCGGTCAAGAGCTGCTTGTGCAGACCGGCACGGCGTGCTTCGCGGCGCTCGCTTGCGCCGCCAGCGTCCTCGGCTTCCACCATGCCTCGGCGACCTTCCACGCTACGCGTTCCGGCGACCGCCTTCGTATCGCCGACTCGACCGCGCGAATCCTCGACACGAGCGTCATCATCGACGGACGCATCGCTGGCATCTGCCGAACGGGCT
This window contains:
- a CDS encoding aldo/keto reductase; this encodes MHTAVLGRTGIEVSYLAIGTGTAGWNGSSNQTRLGFREFTDLLVYAYEKGIRFVDTADQYGSHPHVAEMLKQVGRDNVVLTTKTTAKSRDEIVQAVPRFLKELGTDRLDNVLLHCMTQENWNQTMRPVMDVLSDFKRQGVMRALGVSCHNFAAFETAAKEDWVDVVLARINYAGVIMDEHPDHVIRVLRQMHDAGKGIYGMKVIGQKQLASEWRHAVKFVYDLDCVDAITMGMESREEIDRNVAYIEELHSQAPTSPQRAPGVSARV
- a CDS encoding CapA family protein; amino-acid sequence: MATPNVWRRLKSARWVGVCLSLWALASSSGVCREWRLRVVGDLSFGRDWTPILRREGLDYPVRALGTYLSEAELTLGFLDGSLSDGGEPQPGATEPMRSAPDVAPALAAAGFDGLCIASPHIMDFGGEGFGDTQRHLETRGVAVFGAGLNDTLSRLSAVLTVGDLTVSCLGYLHGIHRAQAGQETPGANPALASALRDDIANAKRTTNVVLVFIHWGEGRGDDVDGKQRLIAEMAIDAGADAVFGLRRGTWQGAQSYAGKPICYSLGDFIRGTRSLRYGRILIPTVVFEDAVPLRVEWTPVRIDDALKPGDDPALRLQPRLLSADEAREPIEMFTDFCKTLGTSLVARTVDDRVVLDMPLASEPAR
- a CDS encoding phytanoyl-CoA dioxygenase family protein produces the protein MATLPQVPKSDARTPFERLCEDGFCTFPGTLTREFVAELRALTDRYVDAMTDEERQRLRYQGSSVLLDIQEPVFRRLIAWDASLAALASLGYPEPMYWSGFILSKNPGAPALYWHQDYPFWDEPVSAEAEPAQVFLMYYLTDTRRENGCLRVIPGTHARRIPFHDELPVAHTDETYTAPEDSIAFLDHPDAIDVPVRAGDLVIGDARILHAAHPNRSDERRTCLTLWYYPRYGQMSESLRSALRVPPVPDDIPAEDRAKLQRLRPMYTGTAERTPWNRTPGIHLRP